The following coding sequences are from one Capsicum annuum cultivar UCD-10X-F1 chromosome 3, UCD10Xv1.1, whole genome shotgun sequence window:
- the LOC124896836 gene encoding nicotinate N-methyltransferase 1-like, with translation MAPVLKELRRGIVYSSSAQKIWIGFKERFDKINATRIYHMHKEIGDLTQGTLSVSIFFSRLNDLWDDFESVIPFPGCDCEKSKTFVEYLHLQKTMKFLMGLNETYSPQTSQILMMDPTPGLNQWICHDWSDDHCIKLLKNCYEALPANGKVIIVECILPEAPDTSAATKSKVHGDIIMLAHNPGGKERTEK, from the exons ATGGCTCCTGTTTTGAAGGAATTGCGAAGAGGTATCGTCTATTCAAGCAGTGCACAAAAGATTTGGATAGGATTCAAGGAACGATTTGACAAAATCAATGCGACCAGAATCTATCACATGCACAAAGAAATTGGTGATTTGACTCAAGGTACTTTGAGTGTTTCAATCTTTTTTTCACGTCTAAATGACTTATGGGATGATTTTGAGTCTGTGATCCCATTTCCTGGATGTGATTGTGAAAAATCAAAGACATTTGTAGAGTACTTGCACCTGCAGAAGACAATGAAGTTTCTTATGGGACTTAATGAAACTTACTCGCCTCAAACAAGTCAGATTCTTATGATGGATCCAACACCAGGTCTCAATCAA TGGATTTGTCATGATTGGAGCGATGATCATTGCATAAAATTGTTGAAGAACTGCTATGAAGCGCTTCCTGCGAATGGAAAAGTCATAATTGTTGAGTGCATACTTCCAGAAGCCCCAGACACATCAGCTGCCACAAAGAGTAAAGTACATGGTGATATTATTATGTTAGCACATAACCCAGGAGGCAAAGAAAGAACTGAGAAATAA